Part of the Henckelia pumila isolate YLH828 chromosome 2, ASM3356847v2, whole genome shotgun sequence genome is shown below.
TCAGCCAATGTCTTCGACTTGGTGTATTCCTACAAATTAAAACTTTTCGGTTATATATATTCCTCCTGATTCACTCAAACGTACTTCTGTAACAAGCCATCTACCTGAACATAAGTATTGGTGTAAGGGTTGGAGGTCAAATCGAGAGGGGTCCAACAGGTTTCGTCCATGAATTCTTTGTATCCACTGATCCCATCATCCTTCAACGGCGAAGCAGCGGCCACAGAGGAAGTGTAGATAAGCCTTCTCACTGTTCCCGAACCGATACAAAGACTTGCGATGCTCCTGGCTGAAGCAACAGTCGCATCCACCGTATTGTCGTGCTGTTTTTATTGTTGAAATCAATCATAATTCTATTGAACGAAATGGGATATTGAATCTATCGAAAAGAGAAGACCTTGAATCCCGGTGAGTGGAGCAAAGGTGTGGCAACATGGAAAACAAACTCACAACCTCGGATTGCTTCCTCGAATTCCTCCGGTTTATAAATATCAGCTACAAAAAGCTTCAATCTTGTGGCTGCCCCATGAAAGCTCTTCAAGATGTCTATCTTAGGATGATCATCTATGAATCGAATATTCCATTCGTAACATTAATTAGAACTTtgaccaaaatggcaaaaacatgTGTGCGTTTGAGTGTGTCTCTCCCAAAATAAAGAATTCCGACAGCGTATACAATAATACATGCTTGTGACTGTGTGTCTGTGTGTGTGTGAATGTTCCcggaaatcaagaattgtgtcCCAACACCAACATGAAAAAAGAATTAACAAATATCACCTAATTTCCTGACAGTTGCATGTACAGTATAGCCTTCATTGAGTAGTTTCTTGACCAAGGCAGAAGCGAGAAAACCCCCTCCTCCGGTCACACAGACTGTACAAGTAGCCTCCTCCATCTCTTGGTTAATTTTCAGTGCTTGCAATTGTGCCACGCACTACTGTACAGTCCAGTCCAACGTCTGATAGTGAAGACACAGTGAAGACACAAGAGTTTCtcttttaaaatattaacatattaaaaaaaagtcagatctatataattaattattgttgCCTCTATTCAATTTGAGAGCGTAGGCCTTTGATTCTAGTGCCGTAATAATCTAGGAAATCGAAATTAATGGACCcagtatttaaaaaaataaaagagaaaaaagaaataaatggTCACAATCAGCTGACCGTGCGGTCTAACTGAACCGGCCgaggaaaaaaagaaaagaaaaaatccATCCAAGTTTTGCAATATATTGATAAAACCGGTCGGGTTTTGCAATATCTTTTTGAGTAAATTTTTTGTGAAACGATTCAActctatttatttttataatatattttatggaTTATCCAAATAAAAAATTCGTCTCACGAAATTGATCCGTAAAATCGTTCGTCTCACGTGAatttttgtgtttattttttttaaaagaaaaccCTCGTCTGCTTGCTAAAGTTTcatggttttattttatttgtttctaTTTTCTACTtcgaaataaatttttatattacgAAAAAGTTTATTGGATACGAAGTATTCAGGGGCTACataaatttaatcatttttaaagttcaatttttattttaaaattggcATATTGTATAAGAATATGGGGTGAGACTATGCTCTTCTCCAGGTGCAGCATAGCCTTTGGATCAATAAGGCTCACATGAAAATATGTGGAATCCACATGTTATCATGTGGGCCCTCCCTTGATCCAAGGGCTTAGCTCCACCACCAAGTTTAGCACATCTGGTGGAGCATAGTTTCACCCAAGAATATGATAGCATTTCAATGGAGTAATTATTACGTGTtagtatatatatctatatatatgtgtCATTTTATTAAGTTTCGGACACCTAGAATGATTAATGTCACGATCTATAAATCATTAATACCATATAATATTTCTTGAGGActgaatttaaaaatataagtaaaGCTATGAATGAAGCTATTTTAGGAATGTAAAAAAGTTATATCTgtaaaattatataatcaatgtataattatatttttatatacggtttcttttattttttatagcaAAAATACGGTTtcataaaatcaattaaaactCAATTAATATATGACAAAAACttatgtgagacggtctcaaaggtcatttttatgagacggatatcttatatgagttatccaataaaaagtattacaattttgtcaaaagtattatttattattataaatatggatagggttgacccgtctcacggatgagaccgtctcacaaaagTAGGGATAATTTTGtcaattcaattgtattttgtAACTCAACTTGTAATCTCATTTGTATATATAGCATTTTCCTACTCTTAATATATATAGGCTcgatttgaattaaatattcgaGGTCTATGGTATTCtaaggaaaataattaagagataaTATGCCACACAAAAATAAATAGAGTAGGTCTTTTGTAAGATAACTAGTCTTACGAATCTTTATCCGTGAGACGTGTTAACCAtatttatatttacaataaaatttaatattttttaatgaatgacccaaataaaaaaaattatttcataaaattgattcgtttcttaacaaatttttggaaatttaaaagattttattcTAACTACTCTATTCTAAAATGTTTTTTTGTAATATCAATTGAAATagaatacaaatatttttagtatttcaaatcaaattttgaatcaaatgaaaagaaatacta
Proteins encoded:
- the LOC140880946 gene encoding NADPH HC-toxin reductase 1-like yields the protein MEEATCTVCVTGGGGFLASALVKKLLNEGYTVHATVRKLDDHPKIDILKSFHGAATRLKLFVADIYKPEEFEEAIRGCEFVFHVATPLLHSPGFKHDNTVDATVASARSIASLCIGSGTVRRLIYTSSVAAASPLKDDGISGYKEFMDETCWTPLDLTSNPYTNTYVQEYTKSKTLAEKEILRSGDGKIEVVTLGCGLIGGGTLMPSTPGSVLTILALLTNDESAYNALKFLQELLAKVPIVHIEDVSDAHIFCMKEDSISGRFLCANGYVSIAEMASYYQTKYPEFSIKKDRFECLKRETKWVSTLLSERGFEYKCGWKMVLDDCVSYAKEKADLGL